The Bacteroidales bacterium genome segment CATAGACTTCACCCTTACAAAGGCAAGTTTATTCCTCAATTGGTTGAATATTTTTTAGATAATCATACAGATAAATTTAAAACCGAAACATATTTTCAAGAAGGAGATATTATTCTCGATCCGTTTTCGGGCAGCGGAACTACGATGGTTCAATCATCGGAATTAGGCATGCATGCTATCGGAATTGATATTTCCGTATTCAATACATTGATTGGTAATTCAAAAACCGAAAAATATGATATTGCAGACATACAAAATGAATTAAAACGAATAACAAAATCACTGCAAAAGTTTATTAAAGACTCCAATGCTGTTGAGTTTGAGGATAAATTATTGCAAGAACTAAATTTATTTAATACCGAATACTTTCCCGTACCGGAATACAAATATCAGGTACGGAACAAATTAATTGACGGGAAAAAATACGGATTGGAAAAAGAACAAGAATTTTTACCCATTTTTCAGCAGTTGGTTGAGCAATACAATATCAAACTAAAACAAGAGAAGTCGGATACTTTTCTTGATAAATGGTATTCTCAACATATCAGAGAAGAAATTGAATTTGTTTTCGAGAGGATAAAAGAAATTCAAAATAACCAAACAAAAAAAATAATCAGTATAATTCTAAGTCGCACAATCAGAAGTTGTAGAGCTACAACTCATGCCGATCTGGCAACTTTAGTTGAACCTATTACAACGACTTATTATTGCAGCAAACATGGAAAAATTTGCAAACCATTATTTTCCATTTTAAAATGGTGGAAAAGTTATTCAAAAGATACGGTAAAACGACTACTACAATTTGATGAGCTACGAACAGCCACATATCAATTATGTTTAACAGGCGATAGTCGTGAAATAAATATTTTAGAAGAAGTAAAGAAAATAAACCCTGAATTTGGAGGTTTACTTGAAAAGCAAAAAATAAAAGGTATATTTTCTTCTCCACCTTATGTCGGATTGATTGATTATCACGAACAACATGCTTATGCTTATGATTTATTCGGATTTGAAAGAAAAGATGAAATGGAAATAGGCCCTTTATATAAAGGAAGCAAAAAAGAAGCTCAACTAAGCTATATACAGGGAATTACTGACGTATTGAATAATTGTAAAAAATATCTCGTTGATGATTATGACATTTTTTTAGTTGCAAACGACAAATACAATATGTATCCGACAATTGCTGAAAACGCGGAAATGAAAATAGTAAATCAATTTACACGACCTGTATTAAATAGAACAGAAAAAGATAAAACAGCATATTCTGAAATAATATTTCACTTAAAAGAAAAAGAAAAATAAAATGGCACTTAAGAAACCCAAATTCAGCAAATTGAATTTGTTTTAAAAAATAGCCTCAAACATAAGTTTCAAAATTACAATCCGGAACCTGCCGTTATGCCTTTTCATACAAGACTGTTAGGGAAAGACAGAATGGCCTTGTTTTCTTTTATTCATTCATTGAATACGAATTTTGGAACAAGTATTTTTGAGCCGGTTGCTTTGGCATTGGCTGCAACTAAATTTAAAATTGCTAGATCACAAGCTACGGCCGGTACACAGATTAGCGAGTCGGCACAACGAATCATTCAAAATATTATGGACGATCTCACCTCAGGCAATTCCCGTCCGAATAAACTCGAAGAAATTAAACACATAAAGGAAGTCTGTCAAACAGGTAGTTTCCGAACCGTAAAGCCTACAAAAGTTGATGTTTGGTTGGAGTCTGAGAATGGCGATTTATACTTATTCGACATACAAACCGCCAAACCCAATAAGGGAGGTTTTAAAGAATTCAAGAGAACACTGCTTGAATGGACAGCCTGTGTTATTGCTGCAAATCCGGAAATATCAGTTAATACACTTATAGCAATTCCATATAACCCTTATGCTCCAAAGCCATATTCCCGTTGGACTATGGCCGGAATGCTCGATTTAGGACAAGAGCTAAAAGTTGCAGAAGAATTTTGGGATTTTTTAGGCGGAGAAGGAGCTTACAGTCAATTGTTAGATGTTTTTGAACGGGTTGGTTTTGAGTTAAAACCTGAAATAGACAATTATTTCGACAAGTTCAACAACAACAAAAATTGATGAGCAATTTACAATAGACGGTTTATCATAATGCGGGGTGTTTATCCGCAGAAACTTTCGTTTGAATTTGAAAGTTTTTTGCAGGTGGGAATATTTTAGCTCTCTGTATCATGATAAACCGCCAACCGGTAAACACTTTATCCGAAATTCTACAATAAATTTATATCATCCCTATTTATTATTACTACCTCTTCTCTTAAATCCCCATTTATAGGGATATGTTAAAATTTGCATAATTTCTACTTTTGCGCGTTAATTATAATTTTTGTTAAATCAAAATAAATTCGCAAAATGAAAAAATTATACTCCGTGATTATCTGTTTGTTGATGTGTATTCCTATCGTATATGCCAACTTCAATTCGGAAGAAGTAAAAAAAGACTCTACTAATTCAGCAAAAAAATGGGAACATACGGTTTATACCGATGAAGTACAAAAGGAGAATGCTAAAACCAGCAAATTACAAATCGGCGGTTACGGAGAAGCTACAACACATCGTTTTTTCTATAGTGACGACTTTAACCGTTATAAATATCCGGAAAATTATACTTCCGTGCCGAGTCGCGGACAATTTGATTTACCGCATGTTGTATTTAGCATTTCCTATAATTTCGGTAAAGGTTGGAGTGTTTCTACTGAAATAGAATTTGAACATGGCGGTACCGGATCTACTATTGAAATTGAAGATGAGGAATTTGGAGAATATGAACAAGAGGTAGAAAAAGGCGGAGAAATAGTTTTAGAGCAATTCTGGATTCAAAAGAGTTTCAACAAATACATCAATATTCGTATGGGTCATATTATTGTACCTATCGGAATTACAAACCAATACCACATGCCTATAGAATATTTTACAGTTCTTCGTCCTGAAGAGGAAACTTCAATTCTTCCCGTTACCTGGCATGAATATGGAATAAGTTTATGGGGAAATGCAGGTAAGTGGAGTTATAATGCAATGTTTCTTGCAGGATTAGACGCCGAACGTTTCAGTGATAGAGGTTGGATAAAAGACGGAGCCGTTTCTCCTTATGAGTTTAAAATCGCGAATTCTTATGCCGGAGCTTTCCGTGTGGATTACAGAGCTGTTGAAGGATTAAGAATCGGTCTTAGCGGATATTACGGCCTTAGTGCTAAAAACAGTCTGAAAAACAGATATGAGGAGATTTACGGTGATGTGCTGATAGGCAGTTTAGATGCAACTTACAATTACAATAATGTTATTGCACGCGGAACATTTGTTTACGGACATTTATGGGATTCGTTCGAAATATCCAGAAAAAATAAAAATATGTCGTCAAATTCACCTTCGCCGCGTACAAATGTGGCTTCGGGTGCTATGTGTTACTTCGTTGAGGCGGGCTACGACATTTTTTCTTTCTTTCCGAAACTTGAAGAACAAAAATTCTATATTTTCGGACATTTCGGATATTATCATTCTATGTTCAATACCGTAGAAGGAATCTTGTCAGATGCCCGCTTTGAGCGTCATATTGCTTCCGCAGGAATAAACTATTATCCGCTTCCGCAGATAGTGATTAAAGCGGAATTTTCTTCGAGAATATTTAATAGTCCATACAATAACGAAAACACTATTTCTTTGGGAGTTATGTACACGGGAATGTTTAATAAATAATTAAACACTATTCGAATCTAAAATCACATTAATTAATCACAAAACAAAATTATAATATGAATCCGACACAGATAACTCAACTAAAAAGAATAAATACTTTTTGTCGGCTACATATGACGATTAACTGAAAAATAAATGATTAAAATTATATTCTTATGAAAAAATTAAAAAATTTAATGTTAGTAGCTATGGCTTGTTTTGCTTTAGTTAGTTTATTTTCTTGCGAAAGAGGTAACAGCGGCGACGGTGATGATGCTGAGATGTTAGAAATCTTAGATGCTTACACCAATAATACTGTTATTAAAACCTACGGTTTACTTGCCGATAAAGCTATTGAATTATTAGAGTTATGCGAAGATTTACAAAATTCACCAACTGATGCCAAAGTACAAGTTGCTGCTGAAAAATGGATTGACGCTCGTAAATACTGGGAACAATCGGAAGCTTTCCTATATGGCCCTGCCGAATATTATGCTTTGGATCCTCGTATTGATTCTTGGCCTCTTGATAAAAATACACTTGACCAACAACTCGCAGGCGATATGACTAATGTTGACGCCGCTTTTGTTCGTGATTATTACGGAGTTAACCTTATCGGTTTCCACGCCATTGAATATGTTCTTTTTGAAGACGGTCAGTCAAAAGCAGTTTCTAAAATAACTGAAAACGAATTAATCTATTTAGTTGCTGTTTCTGAAGTTTTAATGGAAGATTGTATTCTTCTGGAAGCAGCTTGGAATCAAAATTTATCAAGTGCTAAAAAAAGAATTTTAGATGATGCCGAACTTGAAGTTTCATCTAATTTCGGTTATGAAATGCTTAATGCAGGCTCTGCCGGTAGTCGTTTCAAAACGCCGCAACAAGCTGTTTACGAAATCATCGGAGGTTGTGAAACCATTGCAGATGAAGTTGGTAATGAAAAAATCGCAGATCCGTACGAAACCGGAAATGTTCTTCGCGTTGAGTCTTGGTACAGCTGGAATTCATTAACTGATTTTACCGATAATATAGTAAGTATTGAAAATTCATATTTAGGCGGAATGGAAGGATCCAGAACCGGTAAATCTTTAAGTGAGTATGTAAAAAGTAAAAATACTAAATTGGATACCGATATTTTAGCCGCTATCGATGATGCCATAAATGCAATTCAGGCGATTCCGGCTCCTTTTAGAAATCAACTTAACAATCCGGCCAGCGCTAAAGCAATAGAAGATGCTATGGATGCATGTAATGCGTTGATGGATCAACTCTCTTTAATCTATGATGTAATAGAATAATTATTTCTTAACAAAAACCAAATTCACAGCAAGTTTTGCTGTTCAAATTAAATATTATTATGAAAAAACATCTTTTATTTATTATTGGCGTATCTGTCTTGTGTTCTTTGTTTGTTGCTTGCGGTGGAGAAACTCCTACCGAACTTTCCGAAGAATATTATTCAGGCGGTATCAACGGAACCGCATTCAATAGAACCAGTTTGGCATACGAGCAACCTGCCCCGGCTATTAAAGACTTAGCGGCTTTCAAGCGTGGTGAAAAAATGTTTGAAAACAACTACGTAACGGGCGAAGGAACTCCTTTTTCCGGATTAGGTCCGGTATATATACGCTCTTCTTGTATAACCTGTCATCCGGGATACGGACGTTCTAAAAGAGTTAATACCTTTAATT includes the following:
- a CDS encoding TdeIII family type II restriction endonuclease → MEFVLKNSLKHKFQNYNPEPAVMPFHTRLLGKDRMALFSFIHSLNTNFGTSIFEPVALALAATKFKIARSQATAGTQISESAQRIIQNIMDDLTSGNSRPNKLEEIKHIKEVCQTGSFRTVKPTKVDVWLESENGDLYLFDIQTAKPNKGGFKEFKRTLLEWTACVIAANPEISVNTLIAIPYNPYAPKPYSRWTMAGMLDLGQELKVAEEFWDFLGGEGAYSQLLDVFERVGFELKPEIDNYFDKFNNNKN
- a CDS encoding peptidase M75, whose amino-acid sequence is MKKLKNLMLVAMACFALVSLFSCERGNSGDGDDAEMLEILDAYTNNTVIKTYGLLADKAIELLELCEDLQNSPTDAKVQVAAEKWIDARKYWEQSEAFLYGPAEYYALDPRIDSWPLDKNTLDQQLAGDMTNVDAAFVRDYYGVNLIGFHAIEYVLFEDGQSKAVSKITENELIYLVAVSEVLMEDCILLEAAWNQNLSSAKKRILDDAELEVSSNFGYEMLNAGSAGSRFKTPQQAVYEIIGGCETIADEVGNEKIADPYETGNVLRVESWYSWNSLTDFTDNIVSIENSYLGGMEGSRTGKSLSEYVKSKNTKLDTDILAAIDDAINAIQAIPAPFRNQLNNPASAKAIEDAMDACNALMDQLSLIYDVIE
- a CDS encoding site-specific DNA-methyltransferase; its protein translation is MISNDKLLSIKEASEWATNFVGRDVTISNISYLIQYGRVKKFEENGSTLISQKDLYDYYNSYNQSRETVFKEKLGEDLNWALSFEQYKETETTKHVHRLHPYKGKFIPQLVEYFLDNHTDKFKTETYFQEGDIILDPFSGSGTTMVQSSELGMHAIGIDISVFNTLIGNSKTEKYDIADIQNELKRITKSLQKFIKDSNAVEFEDKLLQELNLFNTEYFPVPEYKYQVRNKLIDGKKYGLEKEQEFLPIFQQLVEQYNIKLKQEKSDTFLDKWYSQHIREEIEFVFERIKEIQNNQTKKIISIILSRTIRSCRATTHADLATLVEPITTTYYCSKHGKICKPLFSILKWWKSYSKDTVKRLLQFDELRTATYQLCLTGDSREINILEEVKKINPEFGGLLEKQKIKGIFSSPPYVGLIDYHEQHAYAYDLFGFERKDEMEIGPLYKGSKKEAQLSYIQGITDVLNNCKKYLVDDYDIFLVANDKYNMYPTIAENAEMKIVNQFTRPVLNRTEKDKTAYSEIIFHLKEKEK